A single window of Pogoniulus pusillus isolate bPogPus1 chromosome 11, bPogPus1.pri, whole genome shotgun sequence DNA harbors:
- the C11H17orf67 gene encoding uncharacterized protein C17orf67 homolog — MQKLLVLVSFLVLMSTFAGPSPVLPEKEAKQVLRSRRHGRLRKAGFPDEPMREYMLHLQRLEQRAEEQFLEHWLNPHCLPHCNRDLVHPV, encoded by the exons ATGCAGAAGCTGCTTGTGCTTGTCTCCTTTTTGGTCCTGATGAGCACTTTTGCAG gcccttcaccagttttgccTGAAAAAGAAGCCAAGCAGGTTCTGAGGAGTCGCCGCCACGGCAGGCTGAGGAAAGCTGGTTTCCCTGATGAGCCAATGAGG GAGTATATGCTGCACCTCCAGCgcctggagcagagagcagaagaaCAATTCCTTGAGCACTGGCTGAACCCACATTGTCTGCCCCACTGCAACAGGGATTTAGTGCATCCAGTCTAA
- the DGKE gene encoding diacylglycerol kinase epsilon: MEGPGSGSAAASSGLADGSLVLWTLCSVLLPVLITLWCSFQRSRRQLLIRDIFRKSKHDWHYTDLFGQPTYCCVCAQHVLQGAFCSCCGLRVGEGCLKKADQRFLCKEIVMRSGAGARSSMPHHWIRGNVPLCSCCMVCKQQCGTQPKLCDYRCVWCQCTVHDECMVDQLKTEECTFGEFRDLIIPPYYLSAINQLRKDKRTSYEKVVPYSSKHWVPVIILANTRSGNNMGETLLREFKILLNPVQVFDLSKTAPAKALQLCLLLPCNAVRVLVCGGDGTVGWVLDAIDEMKIKGQELFIPQVAVLPLGTGNDLSNTLGWGAGYAGEVPVEQILRNVMEADGVKLDRWKVQVTNKGYYNLRKPKVFTMNNYFSIGPDALMALNFHAHREKTPSLFSSRIINKAVYFFYGTKDCLVQECKDLNKKVELELDGERIELPNLEGIIVLNIGYWGGGCRLWEGMGDEPYPLARHDDGLLEVVGVHGSFHCAQIQVKLANPVRLGQAHTVRLILKSSKMPMQVDGEPWAQGPCTVTITHKTHALMLYHSGEQTDDDASSTSEPEPAREQTDEDE, from the exons ATGGAGGGGCCGGGGAGCGGGAGCGCCGCGGCCTCCTCGGGCCTGGCCGACGGCAGTTTGGTGCTGTGGACGCTGTGCTCCGTCCTGCTGCCGGTGCTGATCACCCTGTGGTGCAGCTTCCAGCGGTCGCGGCGGCAGCTGCTGATCCGAGACATCTTTCGCAAGAGCAAACACGACTGGCACTACACAGACCTCTTCGGGCAGCCCACCTACTGCTGCGTCTGCGCCCAGCACGTCCTGCAGGGcgccttctgcagctgctgcgggCTGCGCGTCGGCGAGGGCTGCCTCAAGAAGGCCGACCAGAGGTTCCTCTGCAAGGAAATCGTGATGAGGAGCGGCGCTGGAGCCCGCAGCTCCATGCCGCACCACTGGATCCGAGGCAACGTCccgctctgcagctgctgtatggtctgcaagcaacagtgCGGCACGCAGCCCAAGCTCTGCGACTACAG GTGTGTGTGGTGTCAGTGCACTGTACACGATGAGTGCATGGTGGATCAGTTAAAGACTGAAGAGTGCACATTTGGAGAGTTCAGAGATTTAATTATTCCACCCTATTATTTGTCTGCAATCAACCAGCTGCGTAAAGACAAAAGAACCAGTTATGAAAAG GTAGTCCCTTACAGCAGCAAGCACTGGGTGCCAGTGATCATCCTGGCCAATACCCGCAGTGGAAACAACATGGGGGAAACTTTGCTAAGAGAATTTAAAATCCTGCTCAACCCTGTTCAG gtCTTTGATCTAAGCAAAACTGCTCCTGCAAAAGCACTCCAGCTTTGTCTCTTGCTGCCCTGCAACGCTGTCAGGGTTCTCGTCTGTGGTGGGGATGGCACAGTAGGCTGGGTCCTGGATGCAATTGATGAGATGAAGATAAAG GGGCAAGAACTTTTTATTCCCCAAGTTGCAGTTTTACCTCTAGGAACAGGCAATGACCTGTCCAATACCCTGGGCTGGGGTGCAGGTTATGCTGGAGAAGTCCCTGTGGAGCAAATCCTACGAAACGTGATGGAGGCAGATGGAGTCAAACTGGACAG GTGGAAGGTTCAAGTAACAAACAAAGGATACTACAATTTAAGGAAACCAAAG GTATTCACAATGAACAACTACTTTTCTATAGGCCCTGATGCTCTCATGGCTTTAAATTTCCATGCTCACCGTGAGAAGACTCCCTCTCTGTTCTCCAGCAGAATTATCAACAAG GCTGTTTACTTTTTCTATGGAACCAAAGACTGCCTGGTACAAGAATGCAAAGATCTTAACAAAAAGGTTGAG CTAGAATTGGATGGTGAGAGAATCGAGCTGCCCAATTTGGAAGGCATCATCGTCCTGAATATTGGCTACTGGGGAGGTGGCTGTAGGCTCTGGGAAGGAATGGGTGATGAACCTTACCCCTTGGCAAG ACATGATGATGGACTTCTGGAAGTTGTTGGTGTTCATGGCTCTTTCCACTGTGCCCAGATCCAGGTGAAACTGGCAAATCCTGTGCGCCTAGGGCAGGCACACACAGTGAGG CTGATCCTGAAGAGCTCCAAGATGCCGATGCAGGTGGATGGGGAGCCCTGGGCCCAGGGGCCCTGCACTGTCACCATCACTCACAAGACCCACGCCCTGATGCTGTATCACTCGGGGGAGCAGACAGACGACGACGCCTCCAGCACGTCCGAGCCAGAGCCCGCCAGAGAGCAGACGGATGAAGATGAGTAG